A single window of Candidatus Methylomirabilota bacterium DNA harbors:
- a CDS encoding PaaI family thioesterase translates to MPADLLTLTRERAQANLFWRYLGVQVDDAGEGWVRLRVPVKDGLRNAAGAPVHGGVLSALVDMAVGGALGTTHDNAAGGVGQATLDLNVSFLAAAGDGDIVAEGRLLRRGRSVAFGEARITDGTGKLVAVGRATYMLLQPKP, encoded by the coding sequence ATGCCCGCCGACCTCCTGACCCTGACCCGCGAGCGCGCCCAGGCCAACCTCTTCTGGCGCTACCTGGGCGTCCAGGTCGACGACGCCGGCGAGGGCTGGGTGCGCCTCCGCGTGCCCGTCAAGGACGGACTCCGGAACGCGGCCGGCGCCCCGGTTCACGGCGGCGTGCTCAGCGCGCTCGTGGACATGGCGGTCGGCGGCGCCCTCGGCACGACCCACGACAACGCCGCCGGTGGCGTGGGACAGGCCACGCTCGACCTCAACGTCAGCTTTCTCGCCGCGGCGGGCGACGGTGACATCGTCGCCGAGGGACGGCTCTTGCGCCGCGGGCGCTCCGTCGCGTTCGGCGAGGCCCGCATCACCGACGGCACGGGCAAGCTCGTCGCCGTCGGGCGCGCCACCTACATGCTGCTCCAACCGAAGCCCTAG